One genomic window of Corticium candelabrum chromosome 21, ooCorCand1.1, whole genome shotgun sequence includes the following:
- the LOC134196385 gene encoding uncharacterized protein LOC134196385 isoform X2 — protein MLRAVLLLFVGVGHFGGGLANENTCDVYNHDMKESVSLNYSCTSQKPGAKWHITFTWTGKKAHMRTWSIMWKDLFTFGDVQPSCKTLPKGTVSDSISLPAPIKEYVVWVSDLKRQTSAVTYINKCNQVDCDWSNVHKGDNSVEISSPKLKLVEDKVFLHFCVHIDDPSRADDFNNIVTVTLNTRPYGCNWTLPKVANVNLYFEAQVAVLKESCKQCSETPNIHCVTPGVNMAIVVNTKYNTQSSLIQLSGNKVPSPTIPSTDAHVTTSFPTRADQPIVTSSITPLIPTTAVVINTSLPTQTTHTNSNTSDLNSTNWSRDVSSQTTEQINGDDNTIPLAIGVSGCVVVIVLILVILARYIYPKVNPHQRSSPSYQKQSGKNFVVVVDEERSQCQNRVTNQRKEHDTSRELEAIVIYHQGNEQKAHYARNVVLTGLRDMGINCTAPQYETKINIDISRWVRDTLHNIQAVVAVCSEEFYDAFWSENKVSDTASAIIYEIASQIRPQQGRPLFISVITDSSEEKYIPDNFRIKAPRICLTSLDEFDRLVRLIRNVPEYQLPPLGVQLKVPSPTDPEEIKSIYDQSLELAWRKMVNIRPSYYTENDDTDSDSVISV, from the exons ATGCTCCGAGCAGTGCTTTTG TTATTTGTTGGAGTTGGTCACTTTGGTGGTGGTCTTGCCAATGAAAATA CTTGTGATGTGTATAACCATGATATGAAAGAAAGTGTCAGTCTCAACTACAGTTGCACATCACAAAAGCCAGGTGCAAAATGGCACATTACATTCACTTGGACAGGCAAAAAGG CTCATATGAGGACCTGGTCAATCATGTGGAAAGACCTATTTACCTTTGGTGACGTTCAACCAAGTTGTAAAACTTTACCGAAG GGTACTGTGAGTGATTCCATAAGTTTGCCTGCACCAATAAAAGAATATGTAGTTTGG GTGTCTGATTTAAAGAGGCAAACTTCTGCTgtcacatacataaataagtGTAATCAAGTCG ACTGCGATTGGAGCAATGTACATAAAGGTGACAACAGTGTGG AGATTAGTAGTCCAAAGTTGAAACTCGTTGAAGACAAGGTTTTTCTTCATTTCTGCGTCCACATTGATGATCCCAGTCGAGCAGATGATTTCAACAACATTGTGACAGTAACTTTAAACACTCGTCCATATGGTTGCAATTGGACACTACCAAAAGTTGCTAATGTG AATCTCTATTTTGAAGCTCAAGTGGCAGTACTGAAGGAATCATGTAAACAGTGTTCTGAAACACCAAATATACATTGTGTAACACCGGGTGTAAATATGGCAATTGTAGTGAATACGAAATAT AATACACAAAGTTCACTTATTCAATTGTCGGGAAATAAAGTTCCCAGTCCTACAATTCCTTCTACAGATGCACATGTGACCACATCTTTTCCAACTAGAGCTGATCAGCCAATAGTGACAAGTTCAATCACTCCTCTAATTCCAACTACAGCAGTAGTCATCAACACTTCTCTTCCAACTCAAACTACTCATACCAACAGCAACACTTCAGACCTCAATTCTACCAATTGGTCAA GGGATGTTTCATCTCAGACAACTGAACAGATTAATGGAGATGATAACACCATTCCCCTGGCAATCGGAGTAAGCGGGTgcgttgttgtcattgttctCATTCTTGTCATTTTGGCTCGTTACATTTACCCCAAAGTAAATCCTCATCAAAGGTCATCACCATCTTATCAGAAACAATCTGGCAAgaactttgttgttgttgttgatgaggAACGCTCTCAATGTCAAAATAGAGTCACCAACCAAAGAAAGGAGCACGACACCAGCAGAGAGCTTGAGGCAATAGTTATCTATCACCAAGGAAATGAACAGAAGGCACACTACGCACGAAATGTGGTTCTCACAGGTCTTCGTGATATGGGCATTAACTGCACAGCACCTCAATATGAAACTAAGATAAACATTGACATCTCCAGATGGGTACGAGACACCTTGCACAATATCCAAGCTGTTGTAGCTGTCTGTTCAGAAGAATTTTATGATGCATTTTGGTCAGAAAACAAAGTCAGTGACACTGCCAGTGCTATAATCTATGAAATTGCTTCCCAAATTAGACCACAACAAGGAAGACCACTATTTATTTCAGTCATTACAGACAGCAGCGAAGAGAAATATATTCCTGACAACTTTCGTATCAAAGCGCCTAGAATTTGTCTGACATCACTTGATGAGTTTGATAGACTGGTGAGGCTCATAAGGAATGTGCCAGAGTATCAGCTTCCTCCTCTTGGAGTACAATTGAAAGTTCCCAGTCCCACAGATCCAGAAGAAATCAAAAGTATTTATGACCAAAGTCTTGAATTGGCATGGAGGAAAATGGTCAACATCAGGCCTTCGTACTACACGGAAAATGATGACacagacagtgatagtgtGATCTCAGTATAA
- the LOC134196385 gene encoding uncharacterized protein LOC134196385 isoform X1 has protein sequence MLRAVLLLFVGVGHFGGGLANENTCDVYNHDMKESVSLNYSCTSQKPGAKWHITFTWTGKKGLANVMNHSLHDIYCVRCIIATAHMRTWSIMWKDLFTFGDVQPSCKTLPKGTVSDSISLPAPIKEYVVWVSDLKRQTSAVTYINKCNQVDCDWSNVHKGDNSVEISSPKLKLVEDKVFLHFCVHIDDPSRADDFNNIVTVTLNTRPYGCNWTLPKVANVNLYFEAQVAVLKESCKQCSETPNIHCVTPGVNMAIVVNTKYNTQSSLIQLSGNKVPSPTIPSTDAHVTTSFPTRADQPIVTSSITPLIPTTAVVINTSLPTQTTHTNSNTSDLNSTNWSRDVSSQTTEQINGDDNTIPLAIGVSGCVVVIVLILVILARYIYPKVNPHQRSSPSYQKQSGKNFVVVVDEERSQCQNRVTNQRKEHDTSRELEAIVIYHQGNEQKAHYARNVVLTGLRDMGINCTAPQYETKINIDISRWVRDTLHNIQAVVAVCSEEFYDAFWSENKVSDTASAIIYEIASQIRPQQGRPLFISVITDSSEEKYIPDNFRIKAPRICLTSLDEFDRLVRLIRNVPEYQLPPLGVQLKVPSPTDPEEIKSIYDQSLELAWRKMVNIRPSYYTENDDTDSDSVISV, from the exons ATGCTCCGAGCAGTGCTTTTG TTATTTGTTGGAGTTGGTCACTTTGGTGGTGGTCTTGCCAATGAAAATA CTTGTGATGTGTATAACCATGATATGAAAGAAAGTGTCAGTCTCAACTACAGTTGCACATCACAAAAGCCAGGTGCAAAATGGCACATTACATTCACTTGGACAGGCAAAAAGGGTCTGGCAAATGTGATGAATCATTCTCTACATGATATCTATTGTGTACGTTGCATTATTGCTACAGCTCATATGAGGACCTGGTCAATCATGTGGAAAGACCTATTTACCTTTGGTGACGTTCAACCAAGTTGTAAAACTTTACCGAAG GGTACTGTGAGTGATTCCATAAGTTTGCCTGCACCAATAAAAGAATATGTAGTTTGG GTGTCTGATTTAAAGAGGCAAACTTCTGCTgtcacatacataaataagtGTAATCAAGTCG ACTGCGATTGGAGCAATGTACATAAAGGTGACAACAGTGTGG AGATTAGTAGTCCAAAGTTGAAACTCGTTGAAGACAAGGTTTTTCTTCATTTCTGCGTCCACATTGATGATCCCAGTCGAGCAGATGATTTCAACAACATTGTGACAGTAACTTTAAACACTCGTCCATATGGTTGCAATTGGACACTACCAAAAGTTGCTAATGTG AATCTCTATTTTGAAGCTCAAGTGGCAGTACTGAAGGAATCATGTAAACAGTGTTCTGAAACACCAAATATACATTGTGTAACACCGGGTGTAAATATGGCAATTGTAGTGAATACGAAATAT AATACACAAAGTTCACTTATTCAATTGTCGGGAAATAAAGTTCCCAGTCCTACAATTCCTTCTACAGATGCACATGTGACCACATCTTTTCCAACTAGAGCTGATCAGCCAATAGTGACAAGTTCAATCACTCCTCTAATTCCAACTACAGCAGTAGTCATCAACACTTCTCTTCCAACTCAAACTACTCATACCAACAGCAACACTTCAGACCTCAATTCTACCAATTGGTCAA GGGATGTTTCATCTCAGACAACTGAACAGATTAATGGAGATGATAACACCATTCCCCTGGCAATCGGAGTAAGCGGGTgcgttgttgtcattgttctCATTCTTGTCATTTTGGCTCGTTACATTTACCCCAAAGTAAATCCTCATCAAAGGTCATCACCATCTTATCAGAAACAATCTGGCAAgaactttgttgttgttgttgatgaggAACGCTCTCAATGTCAAAATAGAGTCACCAACCAAAGAAAGGAGCACGACACCAGCAGAGAGCTTGAGGCAATAGTTATCTATCACCAAGGAAATGAACAGAAGGCACACTACGCACGAAATGTGGTTCTCACAGGTCTTCGTGATATGGGCATTAACTGCACAGCACCTCAATATGAAACTAAGATAAACATTGACATCTCCAGATGGGTACGAGACACCTTGCACAATATCCAAGCTGTTGTAGCTGTCTGTTCAGAAGAATTTTATGATGCATTTTGGTCAGAAAACAAAGTCAGTGACACTGCCAGTGCTATAATCTATGAAATTGCTTCCCAAATTAGACCACAACAAGGAAGACCACTATTTATTTCAGTCATTACAGACAGCAGCGAAGAGAAATATATTCCTGACAACTTTCGTATCAAAGCGCCTAGAATTTGTCTGACATCACTTGATGAGTTTGATAGACTGGTGAGGCTCATAAGGAATGTGCCAGAGTATCAGCTTCCTCCTCTTGGAGTACAATTGAAAGTTCCCAGTCCCACAGATCCAGAAGAAATCAAAAGTATTTATGACCAAAGTCTTGAATTGGCATGGAGGAAAATGGTCAACATCAGGCCTTCGTACTACACGGAAAATGATGACacagacagtgatagtgtGATCTCAGTATAA
- the LOC134196245 gene encoding importin subunit alpha-3-like, with amino-acid sequence MMSQTRMKNFKHKGKDQEEMRRRRTEVTVELRKNKRESSLFKRRNVPSDTEPDEEEDSESRKQLIQQIEFISANIMNEIPATKLAAVRTARKLLSRTPLAPIDQLLECGIVPELVNCLVRDDQPTLQYEACWALTNIASGTSEQTKAVIKCGAVPLLIKLLNSAAKHVAGQALWGLGNVIGDSAECRDYVISHGVIQPLLNSIRAEVSIDYLRNVSWVISNLCRYSNPSPPFHAVCELLPAVCHLILHPDNAVKADTCWAISYLTDSGNDQIQVVIDSGIVCHLVPLLEQDNLKILMPAIRAIGNIVTGTDEQTQTCIDAGCLNQFGRLLMHYKDNIKREATWVLSNITAGNDTQIQAVIDANLIQPLIMVLETGEYKAQKEAVWAVSNITVGGTSEQVGFLVRSGVISPLCRLLAVKDSQIVQVILDALSSTLRMAGPDVQALATMIEEAGALDLIEQLQHHENGEIYKLAYDIIDTYFSQGGDEDEALAPQATDNNFQFSTAAANMPQGGFNF; translated from the exons ATGATGTCGCAGACTCGTATGAAGAACTTCAAGCACAAAGGCAAGGACCAAGAG GAAATGAGAAGAAGACGCACAGAAGTAACAGTAGAGTTGAGAAAG AATAAACGAGAAAGCAGTCTCTTTAAGCGCCGCAATGTACCATCTGATACTGAACCTGACGAAGAGGAGGACAGTGAG AGCCGGAAACAATTGATACAGCAAATAGAGTTTATTTCGGCAAATATAATGAACGAAATTCCGGCAACGAAGCTGGCCGCAGTGAGAACTGCTAGGAAACTGTTAAGTAGAACGCCTTTAGCTCCGATCGATCAGCTTCTAGAATGTGGAATTGTTCCTGAATTGGTCAATTGCCTTGTTCGAGATGATCA GCCTACGTTACAGTATGAAGCATGCTGGGCTTTGACTAATATTGCCTCAGGAACCTCTGAACAGACCAAGGCTGTCATCAAATGTG GAGCCGTGCCTTTGCTAATCAAACTTCTCAACAGTGCAGCAAAACATGTTGCAGGGCAAGCCTTGTGGGGACTAGGAAACGTTATAG GAGACAGTGCTGAGTGTCGTGATTATGTTATAAGCCATGGTGTTATCCAGCCATTACTAAACAGTATCAGAGCTGAAGTCTCG ATCGATTACTTGCGTAATGTTTCTTGGGTTATCTCTAATTTGTGTCGATACAGCAATCCTTCACCTCCATTTCATGCAGTTTGCGAACTGTTGCCAGCTGTCTGTCATCTTATATTACATCCAGACAATGCAGTGAAAGCAGATACATGTTGGGCTATATCCTATCTCACTGATAGTGGAAACGACCAAATACAG GTTGTTATCGATAGTGGTATTGTTTGTCATCTCGTTCCACTATTAGAACAAGACAACTTGAAGATTCTAATGCCCGCTATTAGAGCGATAGGAAATATTGTTACAGGAACGGATGAGCAAACACAG ACGTGCATCGATGCTGGCTGTTTGAATCAGTTTGGTAGGCTCTTAATGCACTACAAAGACAACATCAAACGAGAAGCAACGTGGGTTCTTTCCAACATCACAGCAGGCAATGACACTCAAATCCAA GCTGTTATTGATGCTAACTTAATTCAACCTCTGATTATGGTGTTGGAGACGGGTGAGTATAAGGCACAGAAGGAGGCAGTATGGGCCGTGAGTAATATTACTGTCGGTGGAACAAGTGAGCAAGTTGGGTTTCTTGTTCGGAGTGGAGTTATCAGTCCTCTTTGTCGGCTGCTTGCGGTGAAGGATTCTCAAATAGTTCAAGTTATTTTGGATGCTCTGTCTTCGACACTGAGG ATGGCAGGACCAGATGTTCAGGCTCTTGCAACTATGATTGAAGAGGCAGGAG CACTCGATCTTATTGAGCAGTTGCAGCATCACGAGAATGGAGAGATATATAAGCTAGCATATGATATCATTGACACATACTTTTCTCAAGGG GGTGATGAAGATGAGGCTCTTGCTCCtcaagcaacagacaacaacttTCAGTTCAGCACTGCAGCTGCAAACATGCCACAGGGAGGGTTCAACTTCTGA
- the LOC134196569 gene encoding cohesin subunit SA-2-like, which translates to MPRKRAKGPTARQGSSPGTRAATRLMTRANQSSEELVDDAPVDESLSEEKIESMNESVVEESVEETPTKDLNRSLKKRKTTPKKRKKSIVIPIIGDKSLFDIVKEGSASLSAVVNGWIDSYESSRDLAATDLIQFIVHCSGCQGEVTIDMLHSDMTECIMMLTEKFSGGIYPLLSHSTAYRGLKGNVFEFVERMVADCHQRGLLYDGWLIPIVIMPWMTTLSASQVRPFRHAATLIAMKMTTELAKVLTAIEEELNKSELQLGTESRKSKGRRGSRKVETLEDTMEELNEHSEEVKGMIQQLITSVFNHRYRDVRPEIRTLCMAEIGHWMDKNRVLFVRDEYLRYLGWCLHDTSADVRLCVMQSLILVYSNSENSDNLKLFTSRFKERIVSMTTDKDDNVAQQAILLVEKMLEYEQVSAEDVESVYQLVFGVSRVVSHAAGQFLAHQLLSEEQLQAKGEELGNDVRDSELHLIQLLEYFTEAGLHHHTEFYVDSLWSHCPVLREWETMTDMLLSEERTLTEEQERVLIDMMASCATRAAGKPPPMQRQPHKKFVSTKDRKQNEEDCRRMSSLMTAVLPELMSKFGTTSENVVNLISIVKCLDLTRYSELRCMNDLESLLNELSSLVEKGTDDKLLYECAEAYQYLLSSGSAVKRASETALSTLQDTLVANFKDAVLNAAHGPDDTLALNDEKTSFTVLCAVRRLTAFLRVFDMTRFDLFDEMNAIVAGYCEDSESVNSEMVVPACTALFGVLMREAQNVKDGFTKGKKALSHLKHQIELLGSHFDTVLQTVDDAEIQRQVLVLFAEFMIGFGQHLRMKGLSSLVFISSESTQHRFLSLACRHIFYEEEDVDKQDDEDELRDSELLNAKRRVLAAIIKLVIYQVVDMKFATPIFAECLNYKSGLSDLIKMFMNKCRDLDKQYYAEALLVTLQQRFELLMDNSSGNIDTLSDLWKEVKELAHHFALTFGTDLMKIREPMVKLQRKGIEYSLSKELGHSQRYASDDSFAAPPNLLFFDLLTKFTFKLMKIDKAGRKGLLGYLDQRLSLEMQDHMDDTEFRPLKEYRMNLIAAQQRDPENDIPKKQTRNARGRGRRKQASDAQPEKEKQDNEQQRVQDGETPNGWLHRREAASAKKKKPVAKQSRESKKRVNRRSEDNSKMAKRRKASARLHNGVNETSVEMDSSLFEKSSQHTVGDKLNRSHSSLDTPTRGRRVRQRHESGETSESDLDLIESDVATPIKEISPRKRVRRSYKPLPDIFDEGQSEEVSDEELAKAFDD; encoded by the exons ATGCCCAGGAAGCGAGCGAAAGGCCCCACAGCAAGACAGGGTTCCTCTCCCGGGACAAGAGCTGCAACACGGCTGATGACAAGAGCCAATCAG TCTTCAGAGGAACTGGTTGATGACGCTCCAGTGGATGAAAGCTTGTCTGAAGAAAAGATTGAGAGTATGAATGAAAGTGTTGTTGAAGAGAGTGTGGAGGAGACACCAACTAAAGA CTTAAATAGAAGTTTGAAGAAACGGAAGACCACACCCAAGAAACGGAAGAAATCCATAGTGATTCCAATAATTGGGGACAAATCTCTGTTTGACATCGTCAAGGAAGGTTCTGCATCACTCAGT GCTGTTGTCAATGGTTGGATTGATAGCTATGAGTCGAGTAGAGATTTGGCTGCTACTGATTTGATACAGTTTATTGTTCATTGCTCTGGTTGCCAAG GTGAAGTAACTATAGACATGTTGCACAGTGACATGACAGAGTGCATTATGATGCTTACCGAGAAGTTTAGCGGAGGCATTTACCCATTGCTTTCTCACAGCACTGCTTATCGTGGTCTCAAAGGGAATGTATTTGAATTTGTCGAAAGAATGGTAGCAGACTGTCATCAACGTGGACTTCTTTACGATGGATGGCTTATTCCAATTGTTATCATGCCATGGATGACAACATTGTCCGCATCACAAGTAAGACCATTCAGGCATGCAGCAACATTGATTGCTATGAAGATGACGACAGAGTTAGCAAAAGTACTGACAGCAATTGAAGAAGAATTGAATAAAAGTGAA CTTCAACTTGGTACAGAGAGTCGTAAATCTAAAGGACGTCGTGGATCTCGTAAAGTAGAAACACTGGAAGACACGATGGAAGAACTTAACGAACACAGCGAAGAAGTCAAGGGAATGATTCAGCAGCTGATAACATCTGTGTTTAATCACAGATACAG AGATGTGAGACCAGAGATCAGAACTTTGTGTATGGCAGAAATTGGTCACTGGATGGACAAGAATAG gGTTCTGTTTGTTCGTGATGAGTATCTTCGTTATCTTGGCTGGTGTCTTCATGATACATCTGCAGATGTTCGTCTCTGTGTGATGCAGTCTCTGATTCTTGTGTACTCAAATTCAGAGAACAGTGACAACTTGAAACTCTTTACAAGTCGTTTCAAG GAACGTATTGTTTCCATGACAACTGATAAAGATGACAATGTTGCTCAACAGGCAATTCTCTTAGTGGAAAAGATGCTTGA GTATGAGCAGGTATCGGCAGAAGATGTGGAGTCAGTGTATCAGTTGGTATTTGGCGTGTCACGGGTTGTCAGCCATGCTGCTGGACAGTTTCTTGCACATCAGCTATTGAGTGAAGAGCAGCTACAG GCAAAAGGAGAGGAACTGGGGAATGATGTTAGGGACAGTGAGTTACATCTCATTCAACTATTGGAGTATTTCACTGAGGCTGGTCTTCACCATCACACGGAGTTTTACGTGGATTCATTATGGAGTCATTGTCCTGTGTTGAGAGAATGGGAGACCATGACTGACATGCTGTTGTCAGAAGAAAGAACACTAACCGAAGAACAAGAGAGAGTTCTTATTGATATGATGGCATCTTGTGCTACAAGAGCTGCAGGGAAACCACCACCTATGCAGAGACAGCCACACAAAAAG TTTGTCTCTACAAAAGATCGCAAACAGAATGAAGAAGACTGTCGGAGGATGAGCAGCTTGATGACTGCTGTCTTACCTGAACTTATGTCAAAA TTTGGTACAACTTCAGAAAATGTTGTGAATTTGATCAGCATTGTGAAGTGTTTGGACTTGACAAGATATTCAGAGTTGAGATGCATGAAT GACTTGGAGAGCTTGCTAAATGAGCTAAGTTCACTAGTGGAGAAAGGAACAGATGATAAG TTGCTTTATGAATGTGCAGAAGCATATCAGTATCTTCTCAGTAGTGGGAGTGCCGTTAAAAGAGCATCA GAGACAGCTCTTTCCACTCTTCAAGATACGTTGGTAGCCAACTTTAAGGATGCAGTGCTGAACGCTGCACACGGACCT GATGACACTCTGGCTCTGAATGACGAAAAGACATCATTTACTGTTTTGTGTGCTGTCAGAAGACTCACTGCTTTCCTTCG AGTGTTTGATATGACTCGTTTTGATCTGTTCGATGAGATGAATGCTATAGTTGCTGGCTATTGTGAGGATAGTGAGAGTGTTAACAGTGAAATGGTGGTACCTGCTTGCACAGCATTGTTTGGTGTATTAATGAGAGAGGCACAGAATGTCAAAGATGGATTTACAAAGGGAAAG AAAGCTTTGAGTCATTTGAAGCATCAAATTGAATTACTAGGTTCTCACTTTGATACTGTATTGCAAACTGTTGATGATGCAGAAATACAGagacag gttcttgtcttgtttgctGAATTCATGATTGGTTTTGGACAACATCTTAGAATGAAAG GTCTATCTTCTTTGGTGTTCATATCAAGCGAATCTACACAGCACAGATTTCTGTCATTGGCTTGTAGACATATATTTTACGAGGAAGAAGATGTAGATAAACAAG ATGATGAAGATGAGCTACGTGACAGTGAGTTGCTGAATGCTAAACGACGTGTTCTAGCTGCCATCATAAAGCTCGTTATCTACCAAGTTGTCGACATGAAGTTTGCGACTCCTATTTTTGCAGAATGTCTCAAT TATAAGAGTGGTCTGAGTGACCTCATCAAGATGTTCATGAACAAATGCCGCGATTTGGACAAGCAGTATTATGCAGAGGCTCTTTTAGTTACACTACAGCAG AGGTTTGAGTTGTTGATGGATAATAGCAGTGGCAATATTGACACGTTGTCAGACTTGTGGAAAGAAGTCAAAGAGTTGGCTCATCACTTTGCTCTCACTTTTGGCACTGATCTAATGAAGATAAGAGAACCAATGGTAAAGCTTCAACG TAAAGGCATCGAGTACAGTTTGAGCAAAGAACTTGGTCACAGTCAACGATATGCTAGTGATGACAGTTTTGCTGCTCCACCAAATCTACTTTTCTTCGACTTGCTGACGAAATTCACTTTCAAGTTAATGAAGATAGACAAGGCTGGAAGGAAAGGACT TCTTGGATATCTGGATCAGCGTTTGTCACTGGAAATGCAAGATCATATGGATGACACAGAGTTTAGACCATTGAAGGAGTATAGAATGAACTTGATTGCAGCGCAACAACGTGATCCAGAGAATGATATACCAAAGAAGCAGACAAGGA ATGCACGAGGTCGAGGTAGACGGAAGCAAGCCAGTGATGCTCAAccagagaaagagaaacaggACAACGAGCAGCAGAGAGTACAAG ATGGTGAAACTCCTAATGGTTGGCTCCATAGACGAGAGGCAGCATCTGCCAAGAAGAAGAAGCCTGTGGCTAAACAGAGTAGAGAAAGTAAAAAGAGGGTAAACAGAAGGTCGGAAGACAACAGCAAAATGGCCAAACGTAGAAAAGCGAGTGCACGGCTTCATAATGGAGTTAATGAGACAAGCGTTGAGATGGACag TTCATTGTTTGAGAAGTCATCACAACATACGGTTGGTGATAAGTTGAACAGATCTCACAGTTCATTAGACACACCTACACGAGGAAGAAGAGTGAGACAGAGACATGAAAGTGGAGAGACATCTGAAAGTGACTTGGATCTGATCGAGTCGGACGTTGCCACTCCTATCAAG GAGATATCTCCTCGGAAGAGAGTTCGTCGTTCATATAAACCACTTCCTGATATTTTTGATGAAGGACAGAGCGAG GAAGTAAGTGATGAAGAGTTAGCCAAGGCTTTTGATGACTGA